The Candidatus Palauibacter soopunensis sequence TGGCCCAGCGAGATGACGCCATCGATGACGGGCGCTGCCAGGCTGCGGGTGCAGTGACCCTGCGCCACCGGTCCAGCGGCCTTGGGCGGTCTCGTCATGAAGAGCATGGAACACCCGCTCGAGAGCAGTGCGATGATGAGGACGGCCGGCCCCGCGAAACGACGTTTACCCGACAACGAGTACGAACCCGCTCTGCAGGGCGAGGTGACGGTTCCGGGTTCCGTCGTCATCGATACGGGAGAGGCCGATGCCGTAGATCAGATCGAACGCCAGGGCAATCGAATCGTACAGCCTGACCTCGACGCCCGTCCCGAAGGCCAGTCCGAAGTCGGTGGACGCGAAGTCGGTGCCCGCGTAGTCGACGCATGACGCTTCCGCTCTCGAAGGCAGGAATTCGGTGTAGAACCGATACTCCCCCGATCCGGGTGGAGAAAAGAGCGTCCTCACCGAGATATCGCACGAATGGTTCACGGCCACGTAGGGACCGGCGAGGACGCCGACAGTCAGAAGCCCCCGCTCGGCGTCGGCACTCGCGCGGAAGAGCGCGGACAACTGAAGGTAGTCCAACTCGGCGGTCGCATCGATGAACGCCCGGCCCGCGGCGAGCCACGGCGGCGGGTCCGCACCGCCGCCCTTCTGGGCCAGCCCCACGCCGACGCGCAGATCCACGACGCCGCTGAGGGGGATCCCCACGTCGATTCCCGATACGACTCCGAATCGGGATCCCTCTTCCCCCCGTTCCAGTCGCGGCACGTCCCGGGACAGGGTTGCGGTGCCGATGCCGCCCCGGAGGCCGATGGTCATCTGGCCGGCGAGCGGCGCGGCCGCCAGCGAGGTGAGCAGGATCGCAGCGAGGGATTTCATCAGGGCGGACACGAAGACTCCTTCTACACGGATGCGGTCCGGTCGGGCGCGGCCTCCCCTGTTTGACGACCGACCCGGGAGCGGAGTCACCGCCGAAGGCGTCACGAGCGCAGGCGGAACCGCTGGATCTTTCCGGTGGCCGTCTTCGGTAGCTCCGCGACGAACCGGATCCAGCGCGGGTACATGTAGCGCGGGAGACCTTCCTGGCAATGCGCGACGAGTTCCGCCCGCAGCGCGTCGGCGGCGGATGGCGCGCCCGCCGTCTCTCTGAGCGGCTCCGCCAGCGCGACGTGCGCCTCCGGCTTGACCAGGCCGTGGTCGTCCTCGCGGCCCACGACCGCCGCCTCCAGCACCGAGGGATGTTCCATGAGGCGGGCCTCGATGTCGAAGGGAGAGCACCAGATGCCGCCCACCTTGATCATGTCATCGGCGCGGCCCTGGTAGTGGAACCAGCCCTGTGCGTCGCGCACGTACTGGTCGCCGGTGCGGAGCCAGCCGTCGACGATCGTCCGTCCCTCGAGTTCCGGACGGTTCCAGTAGCCGGGGGTCGTCGAGTCGCCGCGGATCTCCAGCTGTCCCGCCTCGCCGGGCCCCGCCTCGGCGCCGTCATCGCCCGCGATCCGCGCCTCGTAGCCGGGGACGGCGCGGCCCGTGCTCCCCGGCTTCACGTCGCCCGGGGCGTTGGAGATGAAGATGTGGAGCGCCTCGGTGGACCCGATCCCGTCCAGGATCTCGAGCCCCGTCGCCGCCTTCCAGCGGCGGAAGAGGTCCGGCGGCAGCGCCTCGCCGGCCGAAACGCAGAGCCTGAGCGAACTCAGATCGGGACCGCCCCGCCCCGTCCGGCCGTCGCGAGCCGGACCACCGCCCGCCGCGCCGGCCTGGTCCAGCGCCTGCAACTGGGCTGCGTACAGCGTCGGCACCCCGAAGTACGCCGTCGGCCGCAGCGTCTCGATCGTCTCGAACGTCGTCGCGGGCGTCGGCCGCCGCGCGTCGAGGATCGCGGTCCCTCCGACCCACAGCGGGAACGTCATCGCGTTCCCCAGCCCGTACGCGAAGAAGAGCTTGGCCGCGGAATAGCAGCGGTCGTCCTCGCCGAGCCCCAGGATCCCGACGGCGTAGTGCTCACACGTGGCGGGCATGTCGCGGTGGCGGTGCGGCACCCCCTTGGGACGGCCCGTGGTGCCCGAGGAGTAGAGCCAGAACGCGATGTCCTCCGGCCCGGCGGTCGCCGCCTCCAGCTCCGGAGCGGCCGCGTCCAGATCGTCGAGCACTCCGCCCGCCGCCTCGAGCACGAGCCCGCGGGCCCCGGTACGCGCCGCCGCCAGCCCCGGCACGACCTCGGCCGCGAACTCCGGCGAGTAGACGACCGCCCGGCACTCCGAGTCGGCGATGATGAACGCGAGATCCCGCGCCCGCATGAGGTAGCTCACGGGCACGGGCACGATTCCCGCCTTGATCGCCCCCCAGAAGAAATGGAAGAACTCCGGGCAGTCCTTCACGACCATCAGCAGTCGGTCGCCCGGCGCGAGCCTGAGCCCGAGGAGCGCGTTCCCGGCCTGCCCCACGCGCTCGGCCAGTTCCGCGTACGTAACCGTCGCCGCAGCCTGCTCGATGGCGACCTTGCCCCCCCGCCCCTCGGCCACGTGCCGGTCCACATACCAGGACGCCGCGTTGAACCGGCCCCCGTACCGCAGCCGCGCGGGGCAGGTGGAACGGTCGATCGTGAGTTCCGTCTGACTCATGATCGTGAATCTATGGCAGATCGGAGGGTGCTGCGGTCACGGACGCGGCGAAGGCTTCGACGTCGCCGGGGGATGTGAGGCGCACGAACCGGATGTGCGCCCAGCGCGGGTCGGCGACGCATGCGGCCATGTTTCGTCGCTTGCGCCTGTGCTGCGTGATGATCCAGGCGAGGAGCGAGTCGTGCCGCCAGATCAGGAGGTGGCGCCAGAACCACTCCCGGTTCGTCCCCCACACCAGTTCCCCGGACCGCGAGCGCTGCCACGAGCGGCGGAGGAAGCGCCATACGAGCAGCCGCAGCGGCAGGTCGAGCCAGACGACGGTATCGAGGCGCGGCCACAGGATCCGCCGGGAGAACCTCTCATACGAACCCGCGACGACCCAGCGCTCCCCGCGGGTCGCCTCTCGAATCCGGCGCTCGAACCGGTCCGGATCCGTCTGGTTCAGCCCGACCCAGCCCGGCAGCCAGTTGAGCGCGTCCAGTTCCACGAACGGCGCACCCAGCGCCTCCGCCAGCCGCGCCGCAAGCGTGCTCTTCCCCGACCCGCTGTTGCCCATCACCTGGATGCGGCCGCCGATCTCCGCGTCCGGCGCGATTCGGCTCACATGAACTGGGCGGATCATGGTCGGCAGTCTACGGTGGAGCGCGGCGGGCCGCTTGCCGCCCGGTCGGGCCGAGGGGCACAATGGCGGCCGGATGCCGGAGCGGAAGGCCGGCGCCCGATGTCCAACTCCGATATCCAATCCCGGGAGTCATTTCAGATGCGCGACGCAGACCGAATCGATACCTCGCGGCCACGGTGGCCGCTCCGCCACCGAAGGGCCCCGCTTTCGCTGGGCGCGGCGCTTGCGCTCCTGCTGTTCGTCGGCGGCTGCCAGCCGGGCGATACGGGAGCCGGCGCCGAGACCGGCGTTGCAGGCGGTGCGGCGAGCGTCTTCATCGAGGCGGGGGGCGCCTTCCCCGACGGGTGGCCCTTCGCCGCCGAAGACGCGCCCGTGACGGCCACCGAGGGCATGGTCGCCTCGACCGACGAGTACGCGTCGCGCGTCGGCATCGAGATCCTCGCGGCCGGCGGCAACGCGGTCGACGCCGCGGTGGCCACGGGACTGGCGCTCGCCGTCGTGAACCCGGAGGCCGGCAACCTGGGCGGCGGCGGGTTCATGATGATCCGCCTCGCCGACGGCACCGTCTTCGCGCAGGACCACCGGGAGAAGGCGCCCATGGCGGCCACCCGGGACATGTACCTCGACGAGGCCGGGAACGTGACCGACCTTTCCGTCCGAGGCCACCTCGCGGCCGGCGTGCCCGGCACCGTCTCCGGACTGTGGGAGGCGCACCGGCGCTTCGGCGCGCTCGAGTGGACCGACGTCGTGCAGCCGTCGATCGACCTCGCCAACGGGTTCGAGGTCACGACGCGGCTGGTGTCCACGCTCGACGCGGCGCAGGAGGGGATCCGCGCCTTCGAGCACAGCGCGCGCATCTTCCTCCCCGGCGACGCCGTCCCCGGCATCGGCGACACCTTCGCGCAGCCCGATCTCGCCGCCGTCCTCACCCGCCTCCGCGACCAGGGGCCCGACGACTTCTACCGCGGGGAGACGGCCGCCCTGATCGTGGCGGAGATGGAGCGCGGCGGCGGCATCATCACGCTGGAGGACCTCGACCGCTACGAAACGGTGTGGCGCGACCCCGTCGCCTTCGACTACCGCGGCTACACGGTGCATTCGATGCCGCCGCCGTCCTCGGGCGGCCTCACCATGGCCGCGATCGCCAACATGGTCGAGCGCTGGGACCTGGGCGCCATGGGGTGGAACAGCCCCGAGACGATCCACGTCATGGCCGAGTCCTTCCGGCGCGCCTACGCCGACCGCAACGAGTATCTCGCGGACCCGGACTTCATCGAGCTTCCCGCCGACGAGTTCCTCTCGGAGGCGTACGCGGACAGCCGCGCGGCGACGATCTCCACGGAGCGCGCGACCCCCTCCGCCGAGGTCAACCCCGGGATCGACGCCTTCCTCGACGAGAGCCACACGACCCACTACGGCGTCGTCGACGCCGAAGGGAACGCGGTCGCGGTCACGACCAGCATCAACTCGTGGTACGGCGGCAAGGTCGTCGTGGACGGGGCGGGTTTCTTCCTCAACAACACGATGGACGACTTCGCGTCCAAGCCGGGCACCCCGAACCAGTTCGGCCTCGTGCAGGGCGAGCGCAACGCGATCGGCCCCGAAAAGCGCATGCTGTCGGCGATGAGCCCCACGATCGTCGAGGACGCGGCCGGCGACCTCTTCCTCGTCACCGGAACCCCCGGCGGCGCCACGATCATCACGACGGTGCTGCAGTCCATCTTCAACGTCGTCGACCACGGGATGAACGTCGTGCAGGCGGTCCACGCCCCGAGGGTGCACCACCAGCACCTTCCCGACCTCGTGTTCCACGAATACGGGGGAGTGGGGGCGGCCACGGCGAGCGCGCTGGAGGCGCTGGGACACACGGTCCTCGAGCGCGACCCGGGCCCGCCCGACGCCTACTTCACGGGCGGGATGTCGGGCGACCTGCAGCTCATCATGGCGCTGCCGGACGGATCCTGGGCGGCCTGGTCCGACCCCCGCCGCGGCGGGACGGCGCTCGGCCGCTAGCTAGTAGAGGCCGTTAGCTAGTAGAGCCGGATTTCCCGCTCGTTCAGCGGCTGCACGGGGCGCGCGTTCATCGGATAGAGCGCGGCGAAGGCGTCGACCTGCGCCCGTGAAACGGAGATCGACTCCGTCATCACGACCCAGCTCACGACCTCCGAGCAGGGCGGCGTGGTCAGCGAGCCCTGGTAGCGGAAGTAGCCGCGCCCCTCGGGAAGCAGACTGCCGGGATCGAACGCGCCGATGGCGGCGGGCGCCTCGTCGGGGCCGGGGATCGCATCCCAGAGACCCTGGATCGTCGCGTCGGCGCCGCCATCCGCCATGAAGACCCCGATCACGGCGAGGTCTCCCTCCTCCGCCGCGTGCACGAAGTGCACCTCCATCGCGGAGGCCGCCCCGTCGGCGGTGTGTTCGCTCGGCAGGTGGAAATGGAACTGCAGGAGCGAGAACTCCCGGCCTTCGAGGACGATCGAACTCCCCTCCGCCACGTTGACCTGGATGGTGTGGCCGTTGTCCACGACCTCCGCCTCCGTGGCCTGCCACTGGATGTCGAGGCCGCCGCCGTCGGCCGCATCACCCGGAGTTGCGCCCGTCAGATCCACCGGAGACTGCTCGACGCCGGTGTCGCAGACCGCGAAGGACGGGTCGAGCCCGCCCCACCGGTCGGCTGCCAGATCGCCCTCGTACCCCCAGTGGACTTCGCCCTCGCCCATCCCCTCCTCGTGCTCCGCCTCCATCTGCCCCTCCGCCTCCGCGTGATCCTCGCCTTCCGGCCCACAGCCCTGCTGCGCCCCGATGAGCAAGAGCAGCACCAAGCCGACAAATGTCGTGGGAATACGTGTCGCCGCTTGCATCGCTTCCTCCATTGGGCGCGAGGGACTGGACCTGATCCCCGCGAATCTGCCCGCCCCCGCCGGCCCGTCAAGAGTACCGCCGCACCTGACGGGGTCTTGCCGGGGGGTGACGCGGGGACCGTATCATCTTCCAGTTCATCGCCCACAGAACGGAGTCGACACCATGTCCCAGGTATCGGTCCCCCGGCGCCGAAGAGCGTCCCGCGCGTTGATCCCCCTGACGGCGCGGTTTCTCGCGCCCGCGGCGCTGTTTCTCCTGCCCACGGTGGCGCATGCCCAGGATCGGGACGTGCGGGTCACGGTGTCGGAGGGGACGAACATGGCGGCGGCGGTCTCCCCGGACGGGAGCCGGATGGTGCTCGACCTCCAGGGGACGCTGTGGGTGATGGACGCCGGGGGCGGCGAGGCGCGCGCGATCACGGACATGTACTACGACGCGCGGCAGCCGCAGTGGGCGCCGGACGGGAGCCGGATCGTCTTCCAGTCGTTTCGGGACGGGCGCTGGCACATCTGGTCGATCGCGCCCGACGGGACCGGTCCGGTGCAACACACCTTCGGTCCCTACGACGAGCGGGAGCCGGCCTACTCCCCCGATGGCGGCGCGATCGTCTTCGCGTCGGACCGTTCCGGCAACTACGACATCTGGACGCTCGACATCTCGGGCGGGCCCGGCGATGGCCGAATCCAGCGGGTGACGGACGCGCCCACGCACGAGTTCACGCCGCAGTGGTCGCCGGATGGCGAATCCCTGGCCTACGCCTCGGACCGCGGCCTCGGGGCGATCATCGTCCGCGAGAGCGGCGGCTCGACCCGGGTCGTGGCGCGGAGCGCGGGCGCGATTTCGCCGGCGTGGAGCCCGGACGGAAGCCGGATCGCGTACTCGGCCGTCGTCCAGGGCCAGACCGGCCTCTGGGTGGCCGACGCCGGCGTGGCGGGAGGCGGGGACGCTGCCACGCCGACGCGCCTCACCGAAGACGGGGCGGACGTCTTCCCCTTCCGTCCCATGTGGATGGGAGAGATCGCCTACACCGGCGACGGCCGCATCCGGCGCGTGTCGGCGGACGGCGCGCCGGGGGCGGACATCCCCTTCGAGGCCACGTTCGCGTTTACGCGGCGCGACTACGAGCGCGCGCGGCGTTCGTTCGAGGCGGGAGGACCGGAGCCCGTGCAGGGGATCGTCGCCCCGGCGGTCTCCCCCGACGGTCGCCGCATCGCCTTCACCGCCCTCGGCGACCTGTGGCTACTCGACATCGCGGCGGACGGGGCGGAAGCCGCGGGCGGCGCGACGCCGCGGCGGCTCACGGACGACCCCTTCGTCGACCTGATGCCGGCGTGGTCGCGCGACGGCTCGCGGCTTGCCTACGCCTCGGACCGGGCGGGCTCGCTCGACATCTGGGTGCGCGACATGGCCACCGGCACCGAGACGCGCGCCACCACCGAGCCGGGCGGCGAGGTGGGCCCCGTGTTCTCCCCCGCCGGGGACCGGGTCGTCTTCACCTCGGTCATGGGACTGCAGGCCGCCGTGCAGGCCGTGGACCTCGCGACGGGCGAACTCACCACGATCCGCAACGATCTCTTCGCCCCCAGCCGGCCGTCGTTCTCCCCGGACGGGCGGACGATCGCGATGTCCGTCCTCTCCCAGTACTCGTCGCGCTTCCGGGAGGGGCGGAACGAGATCCTCCTGCAGCCGCTGGACGGGGGCGAGACGCGCCGGGTCACGGCGGCCGATCACGAGAACATGGGTGTGCGGGCGCTCGACGGGCCGGTGTGGTCGCCGGACGGGCGGCGCATGGCGTACGCCAGCGAGGGCGTGCTGTGGATGGTCGAGGTCGACGCGGAGGGCGCGCCCAGCGGGCCGCCGGTACGTCTCTCCAACCACCACGCGGACGCGATCTCGTGGACGGGCGACTCACGGTCCATCGTCTATCAGTCGACGCGCGGCCTTCGCCGCTACCACCTCGACGACGGCCGCTCGGAGGAGATTCCGCTGCGGCTGGAGTGGCAACGCCCCCTGCGCGAGGGTGCCGTGCTCGTACGCGCGGCGCGCGTGTGGGACGGCGTCTCAGACGACATCTCCCGCGACATGGACCTCATCATCGAAGGCAACCGGATCGTCTCCGTCGTCCCGCGCAGCGACGCGAACCTCGCCGCGGTCCTCGACGCGGGGGGCGAGGTCGTGGACGCGGGCGACCACACCGTCCTTCCCGGCCTCGTCGACATGCACTCGCACATGGGCTACGGGATGGGCGAGGCGCTGGGCCGCGCCTTTCTCGCCTACGGGGTGACGACGATCCGCGATCCCACCTCCGACCCGTACGAGGTCGCCGAGCGCCGGGAGTCCATCGACTCGGGCCGCCGCATCGGACCGCGGGAGTTCGCCACCGGCCGCACGATGGACGGCAACCGGATCTACTACTCGGGCGCCGGCTCCCTCGGCCCCAACGGGAACCTCGAGCTGGAGCTGGACCGTGCCGAGCACGTGGGCTATTCCCTCATCAAGACCTACGTCCGCATGCCGGACCTCATCCAGCGCCGCATCATCGAGTTCGCGCACGGGATCGGGATTCCGGTGGCGAGTCACGAGATCTATCCCGCCGTCGCGCACGGCCAGGACCACGTCGAACACATCTCGGGCACGAGCCGCCGCGGCTATTCGCCGAAGGTGACGGCGATGTACCGGACGTACGACGATGCGATCCAGCTCCTTACCGCCTCCGGCATGACGATCACGCCGACCATGGCGCTCATGGGGGGCTGGTGGAAGTCCGTCGGCGAAGACCCGTCGTGGATGACCGACGCCCGCTTCGAGGCCGTGTTCCCCGAGGGGATGGCCGAGGCCATGACCGCACGCGCCCTCACGAGGGGCCGGGCCGGCGGCATCGACGAACTGCTCGCCGACGCCGGCCGTACCGTCACGCGCGTCGTGCGCGGCGGAGGCAAGGTAGTGGCGGGCACGGACTCCCCCATCATCCCCTACGGCGCCGCCCTCATCGCGGAGGTCGAGAACTACGTCTGGGGTGGCCTCACCGAGGTCGAAGCCCTGCGCACGGCCACATCGGTCGCCGCCGAGGCGCTCGCGATGGAAGGAGAGATCGGAACGCTGTCCGCCGGAGCCCTCGCGGACATCCTCATCGTCGAGGGCAACCCGCTGGAGGACATCGAGGACCTGCGCCGCGCCCGCATCGTCATCAAGGACGGCGAGATCTTCCACCTCGAGGACCTGTTGGAGCCTCCCCGCGTGCTCGTGCCCTGAGCGCGCGGGGGACGCTCCGCCGGGTTACCGGGGAAGACCCCTTCAGCCTCCGATCGGGAACACGAACCCGGCCTGAAGCGCCAGGTGCCGCGTCCTGATGGTCTGCATTGACGTGTCATCGATGTTCACGAGTCCCAGCGAGTAGATCAGATCGACACCCAGCCGCAGAGCGTCGGAGATCGCCAGTTCCACTCCGGCGCCCGCCGCGATGCCGAAGTCGGTTGGTTTCGTCGCAGCGTCGCACGACCCGGATTCACTCAGCGATCCCAGTTCGCCAAGATCGACATCCAGGCTCGCGTCGCAGAAAAGGAGGGAAGCCGCCCACGGGCCCAGCAACAGACCGACGGACGCTCCGCGGTCTCGCGGCGTTCCGATTCGCAGGAGCGCCGATGCCTGTACCCAGTTCGCCTCGATGCGGGCCGAGCCCGCGATGCCTTCCGACGGGAGGTCCGCGGACTGGACCGTACCCTTTTGCGCATACGTTCCGCCGATCCGAAGCTCGACCCCGTTTCCGACCGGAAACGCGAAGTCGAGGCCCGCGACCACACCCCGCCGCCCGTCCTGATCCGAGGTATCCTCCACATCCGTGGAGATGGTGGCCTGGCTCAGCCCGCCACGAAATCCGATCGTCGTTTGCCCCATCAGCGGGACGGCGATCAGGAGGGGAGCGAGTGACGTGACGACTCTGCGTAGCATTGGAGCCCCTTTCGTAGCGAAGTGATCGTCCCTGTACCCGTCAGTCAGCGGGATGACGAGCGGAGACCGCGGCAAGTCACTCCGCCCGGCGCCGGCGCGATGGCCCCTCGTTTCAGAGAGCGCCCGTCAGGATGAACAGCACGGCGACGCCGCTCAGCACCCAGATCACGCGGTCGCTGCGCTGGAGGAGGACGTGCTTGTTGAGGACCGCTCCGATCGGGGCGGCGAAGGCGTAGGTGGCGAAG is a genomic window containing:
- the ggt gene encoding gamma-glutamyltransferase produces the protein MRDADRIDTSRPRWPLRHRRAPLSLGAALALLLFVGGCQPGDTGAGAETGVAGGAASVFIEAGGAFPDGWPFAAEDAPVTATEGMVASTDEYASRVGIEILAAGGNAVDAAVATGLALAVVNPEAGNLGGGGFMMIRLADGTVFAQDHREKAPMAATRDMYLDEAGNVTDLSVRGHLAAGVPGTVSGLWEAHRRFGALEWTDVVQPSIDLANGFEVTTRLVSTLDAAQEGIRAFEHSARIFLPGDAVPGIGDTFAQPDLAAVLTRLRDQGPDDFYRGETAALIVAEMERGGGIITLEDLDRYETVWRDPVAFDYRGYTVHSMPPPSSGGLTMAAIANMVERWDLGAMGWNSPETIHVMAESFRRAYADRNEYLADPDFIELPADEFLSEAYADSRAATISTERATPSAEVNPGIDAFLDESHTTHYGVVDAEGNAVAVTTSINSWYGGKVVVDGAGFFLNNTMDDFASKPGTPNQFGLVQGERNAIGPEKRMLSAMSPTIVEDAAGDLFLVTGTPGGATIITTVLQSIFNVVDHGMNVVQAVHAPRVHHQHLPDLVFHEYGGVGAATASALEALGHTVLERDPGPPDAYFTGGMSGDLQLIMALPDGSWAAWSDPRRGGTALGR
- a CDS encoding carbonic anhydrase family protein, with translation MQAATRIPTTFVGLVLLLLIGAQQGCGPEGEDHAEAEGQMEAEHEEGMGEGEVHWGYEGDLAADRWGGLDPSFAVCDTGVEQSPVDLTGATPGDAADGGGLDIQWQATEAEVVDNGHTIQVNVAEGSSIVLEGREFSLLQFHFHLPSEHTADGAASAMEVHFVHAAEEGDLAVIGVFMADGGADATIQGLWDAIPGPDEAPAAIGAFDPGSLLPEGRGYFRYQGSLTTPPCSEVVSWVVMTESISVSRAQVDAFAALYPMNARPVQPLNEREIRLY
- a CDS encoding amidohydrolase family protein, which produces MSQVSVPRRRRASRALIPLTARFLAPAALFLLPTVAHAQDRDVRVTVSEGTNMAAAVSPDGSRMVLDLQGTLWVMDAGGGEARAITDMYYDARQPQWAPDGSRIVFQSFRDGRWHIWSIAPDGTGPVQHTFGPYDEREPAYSPDGGAIVFASDRSGNYDIWTLDISGGPGDGRIQRVTDAPTHEFTPQWSPDGESLAYASDRGLGAIIVRESGGSTRVVARSAGAISPAWSPDGSRIAYSAVVQGQTGLWVADAGVAGGGDAATPTRLTEDGADVFPFRPMWMGEIAYTGDGRIRRVSADGAPGADIPFEATFAFTRRDYERARRSFEAGGPEPVQGIVAPAVSPDGRRIAFTALGDLWLLDIAADGAEAAGGATPRRLTDDPFVDLMPAWSRDGSRLAYASDRAGSLDIWVRDMATGTETRATTEPGGEVGPVFSPAGDRVVFTSVMGLQAAVQAVDLATGELTTIRNDLFAPSRPSFSPDGRTIAMSVLSQYSSRFREGRNEILLQPLDGGETRRVTAADHENMGVRALDGPVWSPDGRRMAYASEGVLWMVEVDAEGAPSGPPVRLSNHHADAISWTGDSRSIVYQSTRGLRRYHLDDGRSEEIPLRLEWQRPLREGAVLVRAARVWDGVSDDISRDMDLIIEGNRIVSVVPRSDANLAAVLDAGGEVVDAGDHTVLPGLVDMHSHMGYGMGEALGRAFLAYGVTTIRDPTSDPYEVAERRESIDSGRRIGPREFATGRTMDGNRIYYSGAGSLGPNGNLELELDRAEHVGYSLIKTYVRMPDLIQRRIIEFAHGIGIPVASHEIYPAVAHGQDHVEHISGTSRRGYSPKVTAMYRTYDDAIQLLTASGMTITPTMALMGGWWKSVGEDPSWMTDARFEAVFPEGMAEAMTARALTRGRAGGIDELLADAGRTVTRVVRGGGKVVAGTDSPIIPYGAALIAEVENYVWGGLTEVEALRTATSVAAEALAMEGEIGTLSAGALADILIVEGNPLEDIEDLRRARIVIKDGEIFHLEDLLEPPRVLVP
- a CDS encoding benzoate-CoA ligase family protein: MSQTELTIDRSTCPARLRYGGRFNAASWYVDRHVAEGRGGKVAIEQAAATVTYAELAERVGQAGNALLGLRLAPGDRLLMVVKDCPEFFHFFWGAIKAGIVPVPVSYLMRARDLAFIIADSECRAVVYSPEFAAEVVPGLAAARTGARGLVLEAAGGVLDDLDAAAPELEAATAGPEDIAFWLYSSGTTGRPKGVPHRHRDMPATCEHYAVGILGLGEDDRCYSAAKLFFAYGLGNAMTFPLWVGGTAILDARRPTPATTFETIETLRPTAYFGVPTLYAAQLQALDQAGAAGGGPARDGRTGRGGPDLSSLRLCVSAGEALPPDLFRRWKAATGLEILDGIGSTEALHIFISNAPGDVKPGSTGRAVPGYEARIAGDDGAEAGPGEAGQLEIRGDSTTPGYWNRPELEGRTIVDGWLRTGDQYVRDAQGWFHYQGRADDMIKVGGIWCSPFDIEARLMEHPSVLEAAVVGREDDHGLVKPEAHVALAEPLRETAGAPSAADALRAELVAHCQEGLPRYMYPRWIRFVAELPKTATGKIQRFRLRS
- a CDS encoding AAA family ATPase, with the translated sequence MIRPVHVSRIAPDAEIGGRIQVMGNSGSGKSTLAARLAEALGAPFVELDALNWLPGWVGLNQTDPDRFERRIREATRGERWVVAGSYERFSRRILWPRLDTVVWLDLPLRLLVWRFLRRSWQRSRSGELVWGTNREWFWRHLLIWRHDSLLAWIITQHRRKRRNMAACVADPRWAHIRFVRLTSPGDVEAFAASVTAAPSDLP
- a CDS encoding outer membrane beta-barrel protein; this translates as MSALMKSLAAILLTSLAAAPLAGQMTIGLRGGIGTATLSRDVPRLERGEEGSRFGVVSGIDVGIPLSGVVDLRVGVGLAQKGGGADPPPWLAAGRAFIDATAELDYLQLSALFRASADAERGLLTVGVLAGPYVAVNHSCDISVRTLFSPPGSGEYRFYTEFLPSRAEASCVDYAGTDFASTDFGLAFGTGVEVRLYDSIALAFDLIYGIGLSRIDDDGTRNRHLALQSGFVLVVG
- a CDS encoding outer membrane beta-barrel protein; the protein is MLRRVVTSLAPLLIAVPLMGQTTIGFRGGLSQATISTDVEDTSDQDGRRGVVAGLDFAFPVGNGVELRIGGTYAQKGTVQSADLPSEGIAGSARIEANWVQASALLRIGTPRDRGASVGLLLGPWAASLLFCDASLDVDLGELGSLSESGSCDAATKPTDFGIAAGAGVELAISDALRLGVDLIYSLGLVNIDDTSMQTIRTRHLALQAGFVFPIGG